A single window of Candidatus Binatia bacterium DNA harbors:
- a CDS encoding YciI-like protein: MDYLLIYDYVPDILERRGPLRDAHLARAWEAHARGELVLAGALASPVDGAVFHFRCDSDAPVVAFAQADPYVRGGLVTRWQVREWTTVVGEQAATPVGRPAKT; the protein is encoded by the coding sequence ATGGACTACCTGCTCATCTACGACTACGTCCCCGACATCCTCGAGCGTCGCGGCCCGCTGCGCGATGCGCACCTCGCGCGGGCCTGGGAAGCGCACGCTCGCGGCGAGCTGGTGCTGGCCGGCGCGCTCGCGAGCCCGGTCGACGGCGCAGTTTTCCATTTTCGGTGCGACTCGGACGCACCGGTCGTCGCGTTCGCGCAGGCTGATCCTTACGTCCGCGGTGGGCTTGTCACGCGGTGGCAGGTTCGCGAGTGGACGACGGTGGTCGGGGAGCAGGCAGCGACGCCGGTCGGGCGGCCGGCAAAAACGTGA
- the folE gene encoding GTP cyclohydrolase I FolE, which yields MSSRDPAEAQVRQILSALGEDPDREGLRKTPARVMRAYRYFTKGYVEDPRAVIGDAMFTEDYSEMIIVKDIDFFSLCEHHLLPFFGRVHVAYLPKGRIVGISKLARLVETYARRLQVQERMTDQIASTISEVLGAAGVGVVVEAEHMCMRMRGVEKPNSVVVTSSLVGVFREKETRQEFNNLISTKMR from the coding sequence ATGTCCTCCAGAGACCCCGCCGAGGCACAGGTGCGCCAGATCCTCTCCGCGCTCGGGGAGGACCCCGACCGCGAAGGCCTGCGCAAGACTCCGGCGCGCGTGATGCGCGCGTACCGCTACTTCACCAAGGGCTACGTCGAGGATCCCCGCGCCGTGATCGGCGACGCGATGTTCACCGAGGACTACTCGGAAATGATCATCGTCAAGGACATCGACTTCTTCTCGCTGTGCGAGCATCACCTGCTGCCGTTCTTCGGCCGCGTGCACGTCGCCTACCTGCCCAAGGGCCGCATCGTCGGGATCAGCAAGCTCGCGCGCCTCGTCGAGACGTATGCGCGGCGCCTGCAGGTGCAGGAACGCATGACCGACCAGATCGCATCGACGATCAGCGAGGTCCTCGGCGCAGCCGGGGTCGGCGTCGTGGTCGAGGCCGAGCACATGTGCATGCGCATGCGCGGCGTCGAGAAGCCGAACTCGGTGGTGGTGACCAGCTCGCTCGTAGGCGTGTTCCGCGAGAAAGAGACTCGGCAGGAATTCAACAACCTCATTTCGACCAAGATGCGCTGA
- a CDS encoding alanine--glyoxylate aminotransferase family protein, whose product MLKKYLLAPGPTPVPPEVLLAMAAPVVLHRTPAFSELFRKVSDKCAQLFGTRQSVLTLSSSGTGAMEAAVTNTLSPGDRVVVVSGGKFGERWAEISRAYGLEVIEIAVEWGSAVDPQQVADELRAHPETRAVMVQHSETSTTAVHPVEDIAAITRNTETLLIVDGITSVGVIDAPMDATGIDVLVTGSQKALMLPPGLALIALSEKAWRASAKAKLPRYYFDLAKAKKSLEDNTSAYTPAVSMIFGLDAVFRLVEAEGGWPAVYRRHRILAAAARRGVTAMGLELLAPSAPSPATTGIRVPGGIDGGTLVKYVRDVIGVTIAGGQGKLKGKILRLAHIGYADTFDVVVGLAAMEMGLRHFGRDVPLGRGPGAAQEVLLQLYQEACQ is encoded by the coding sequence ATGCTGAAGAAGTATCTGCTCGCGCCGGGGCCGACGCCGGTTCCGCCTGAGGTATTGCTCGCGATGGCCGCGCCGGTGGTGCTGCATCGCACGCCTGCATTCAGTGAGCTGTTTCGCAAGGTTTCCGACAAGTGCGCGCAGCTGTTCGGAACGCGCCAGAGCGTGCTGACGCTGTCGTCGAGCGGTACCGGAGCGATGGAAGCGGCGGTCACGAACACTCTTTCTCCCGGCGATCGCGTCGTCGTCGTAAGCGGCGGCAAGTTCGGCGAGCGCTGGGCCGAGATTTCCCGCGCCTACGGCCTGGAGGTCATTGAGATCGCGGTCGAGTGGGGCTCGGCGGTCGATCCTCAGCAAGTCGCCGACGAGCTGCGCGCGCATCCCGAGACCAGGGCCGTGATGGTCCAGCACAGCGAGACCTCGACCACCGCCGTGCACCCGGTCGAAGACATCGCAGCAATCACGCGCAATACCGAGACGCTGCTCATCGTCGACGGCATCACGTCGGTCGGCGTCATCGACGCGCCGATGGACGCGACCGGCATCGACGTGCTCGTCACCGGCTCCCAGAAGGCGCTGATGCTGCCTCCTGGCCTGGCGCTCATCGCTCTGAGCGAAAAAGCGTGGCGCGCCAGCGCGAAGGCGAAGCTGCCGCGCTACTACTTCGACCTGGCCAAGGCGAAAAAGAGCCTCGAGGACAACACGTCGGCGTACACGCCGGCCGTTTCGATGATCTTCGGCCTGGACGCGGTTTTTCGCCTGGTCGAGGCCGAAGGGGGCTGGCCGGCCGTCTATCGACGCCACCGCATCCTGGCGGCCGCCGCTCGCCGCGGAGTGACCGCGATGGGGCTGGAGCTGCTGGCGCCGTCGGCGCCGAGCCCGGCGACCACCGGAATCCGGGTGCCAGGCGGCATCGACGGCGGCACGCTCGTGAAATACGTCCGCGATGTGATCGGAGTCACAATTGCGGGCGGCCAGGGAAAGCTGAAGGGCAAAATCCTGAGGCTGGCCCACATCGGTTACGCCGATACGTTCGACGTCGTGGTCGGACTGGCGGCGATGGAAATGGGACTCCGGCACTTCGGCCGCGACGTGCCGCTCGGGCGAGGACCCGGTGCGGCCCAGGAAGTGCTGCTCCAACTGTATCAAGAGGCCTGCCAATAG
- a CDS encoding addiction module protein, whose translation MSDAAKSLELESEALRLPAEERARLAERLLASLESETDARAEALWLAEAERRLDELESGHVIGVNADQVLADARSKLR comes from the coding sequence ATGTCGGATGCGGCCAAGTCACTGGAACTGGAATCCGAAGCTCTGCGATTGCCGGCCGAGGAGCGTGCGCGATTGGCGGAACGCCTGCTTGCGAGCCTCGAATCGGAGACAGACGCTCGAGCTGAAGCACTGTGGCTCGCGGAAGCCGAACGACGCCTGGACGAGCTCGAGAGCGGACACGTCATCGGGGTGAATGCCGACCAGGTCCTCGCCGATGCGCGTTCGAAGCTTCGGTGA
- a CDS encoding TolC family protein has product MMVFSRRRVSLVLAVGMVLATASAVAAAPSHPASLPAPARPAAVARQVAQDDAASSAPAASPGTAATAASPSSAATAASPSSAATAATTSSAAAAPGTETGPAAAPVTTIAGKGAARTLPITTTESAALGTSGAAAPPAKGAHAPNDAAVGEIVDRMISELTRGESEPRRMSLAEAVQAAVQNNPGIRSQAEVANYDAWTPFGATGAFDPLFQTNAIGSRLKQPSASALSSGKPTLQEDAVRGGASISKLLRSGGLAAIDWETQVVNTNSIFYEINPRYDNRLTLSLRQPLLRNFLASGQTTTVLVARSEAEEALASFEANLSRFVSDVIAAYWTVVADAAQLEVNRRSVALARELVRDAEAKVNVGLLAPVAVKEALADAASREEKAIEAENALTVAARDLQYKVMFGAAENKAPLPIQPVEEHVVTPIDLDRAATLKTAVESRAEIRGATAALGRRHVEEKDAKSQRLWDLDLVGHYSFLGLRGDARPIVDANGNVHFSQYNGDYDHSLDDMFGTNYFDYGVGLQLSVPFGNASGRASLAQAEINVRGASRDFEQTVSSVALDVDRAIADVDSSAKRVAASKAARDLAEENVRNQSRRFELGAVTTKDVLDYQERLAEAQAAEVRAITDHALSVARLRLADGTLLSRFGVEIETPDAPGKPWWFRF; this is encoded by the coding sequence ATGATGGTTTTTTCGCGTCGACGCGTCTCGCTCGTCCTGGCGGTCGGGATGGTTCTGGCCACTGCGTCGGCGGTGGCTGCTGCACCCTCTCATCCTGCATCGCTGCCGGCGCCTGCTCGCCCGGCCGCGGTCGCCCGCCAGGTTGCGCAGGACGATGCCGCTTCGTCCGCTCCCGCCGCTTCGCCGGGTACCGCCGCAACCGCTGCTTCGCCGTCTTCCGCCGCAACCGCCGCTTCGCCGTCTTCCGCGGCAACCGCTGCGACGACTTCATCGGCGGCCGCAGCCCCGGGGACCGAAACCGGGCCGGCCGCTGCTCCCGTGACGACGATCGCCGGCAAAGGCGCCGCCAGGACCTTGCCGATCACGACGACCGAATCGGCCGCCCTCGGCACGTCGGGCGCCGCTGCGCCGCCGGCCAAAGGCGCTCACGCGCCGAACGACGCTGCCGTCGGTGAGATCGTCGACCGCATGATCTCGGAGCTGACGCGCGGCGAGAGCGAACCGCGGCGCATGAGTCTTGCCGAAGCGGTGCAGGCCGCCGTCCAGAACAATCCGGGAATCCGCTCCCAGGCCGAAGTCGCCAACTACGACGCGTGGACTCCCTTCGGCGCCACCGGTGCCTTCGACCCCCTGTTCCAGACCAATGCGATCGGAAGTCGCCTGAAACAGCCGTCGGCCAGCGCGCTTTCCTCCGGCAAACCCACGTTGCAGGAAGATGCCGTTCGCGGCGGAGCGTCGATCTCCAAGCTGCTGCGCAGCGGCGGCCTGGCCGCGATCGACTGGGAAACCCAGGTCGTCAACACCAACTCGATCTTCTACGAGATCAATCCGCGCTACGACAACCGCCTGACGCTGTCGCTTCGCCAGCCGCTTCTGCGAAATTTTCTCGCGAGCGGCCAGACGACGACCGTGCTCGTCGCTCGCTCGGAAGCCGAAGAAGCGCTCGCGTCGTTCGAAGCCAATCTTTCCAGATTCGTCTCCGACGTCATCGCGGCCTACTGGACGGTGGTCGCCGATGCGGCCCAGCTGGAAGTGAACCGCCGCTCGGTAGCACTGGCGCGCGAGCTGGTGCGAGACGCGGAGGCCAAGGTCAACGTGGGCCTGCTTGCGCCGGTTGCCGTCAAGGAAGCCCTGGCCGACGCGGCCTCCCGCGAGGAAAAAGCGATCGAGGCCGAGAACGCGCTGACCGTTGCCGCGCGCGACCTCCAGTACAAGGTCATGTTCGGCGCGGCCGAGAACAAAGCCCCGCTGCCGATCCAGCCGGTCGAAGAGCACGTCGTGACGCCGATCGATCTCGATCGCGCCGCTACGCTGAAGACGGCAGTCGAGAGCCGCGCGGAGATCCGCGGCGCGACCGCGGCGCTCGGGCGGCGCCACGTCGAGGAAAAGGACGCCAAGAGCCAGCGCCTCTGGGACCTCGACCTCGTCGGACACTACTCGTTCCTCGGGCTTCGCGGCGACGCCAGGCCCATCGTCGATGCCAACGGCAACGTGCACTTCTCCCAGTACAACGGCGACTACGATCACTCGCTCGACGACATGTTCGGCACCAATTACTTCGACTACGGCGTCGGGCTGCAGCTTTCGGTGCCGTTCGGCAACGCATCGGGGCGTGCCAGCCTCGCCCAGGCGGAGATCAACGTGCGGGGGGCCTCGCGCGACTTCGAGCAGACGGTCTCCAGCGTCGCTCTCGACGTCGACCGCGCGATCGCCGACGTCGATTCGTCGGCCAAGCGCGTGGCCGCCTCCAAGGCTGCGCGCGATCTTGCCGAGGAGAACGTACGCAACCAGTCGCGCCGCTTCGAGCTCGGCGCCGTCACGACCAAGGACGTGCTCGACTACCAGGAGCGCCTGGCCGAAGCGCAGGCCGCCGAGGTGCGCGCGATCACCGACCACGCCCTGTCGGTGGCGCGTCTTCGCCTTGCCGACGGCACTCTGCTCAGCCGCTTCGGCGTCGAAATCGAGACACCGGACGCGCCGGGCAAGCCGTGGTGGTTCAGGTTCTGA
- a CDS encoding type II toxin-antitoxin system RelE/ParE family toxin, which produces MKRVEFHPEASAEFLAAATYYESQAHDLGHDFITLVERAVARLQEFPDIGRPFGQRLRRIVVPRFPYGLVYRAEPDRIHVVAVMHLRRRPGYWRLRTS; this is translated from the coding sequence GTGAAGCGAGTCGAGTTTCATCCAGAAGCGAGCGCCGAGTTCCTGGCGGCCGCGACATACTACGAGTCGCAGGCCCACGATCTTGGGCACGATTTTATCACGCTGGTCGAGCGTGCCGTCGCCCGCCTTCAAGAATTTCCCGACATCGGCCGTCCATTCGGTCAGCGTCTTCGACGGATCGTCGTTCCACGCTTTCCTTACGGACTTGTTTATCGAGCAGAACCCGATCGAATCCACGTCGTTGCAGTGATGCACCTACGTCGTCGGCCTGGATACTGGCGTCTGCGCACGTCGTAG
- a CDS encoding glycerol-3-phosphate dehydrogenase/oxidase has protein sequence MHPGPEHQRELDWQRLDAESFDVCVVGGGINGAAVARDAVLRGMTVALLEKSDFAAGTSSRSSKLVHGGVRYLQQGDVALVLESCRERDVLRTKIAPHLVRAQRFVFPIYDDDSTPVWQLRVGLTLYDLLAGFQNVARHKHLTVAALREMEPALASDGLKGGALYYDCWTDDARLTLETALAARAGGAAILNHAEITAFEKDSTGRVVAAEVHDRLGSHRATVRARVFINVAGPWLDDVRRLDDGGAPPRLRLTKGVHAVFDRSRIGNRDAVVIRGIDGRVMFAIPWQSQSVVGTTDTFYSGDPDDVRADADDIDYILAAANRAFPRADVRARDIVATWAGLRPLVAPEDERTASDVSREDQVFESPAGLLSLGGGKLTTHRRVAEVLVDRAAARIGRRVGPCRTASVPLPGGSGFAPGDAADDEPSSREEHIRRRYGALSGEIAALVRHDESLGARAVSDRPDLIAEIVHAIEYEMACSIEDVLSRRVPLALRSREREGDVVRVVADHLARHFGWDQRRAEAEIRAYRERLRLESEAFTTRAPTADVA, from the coding sequence ATGCACCCAGGCCCCGAGCACCAGCGCGAGCTCGACTGGCAGAGGCTCGATGCGGAATCCTTCGACGTCTGCGTCGTCGGCGGAGGCATCAACGGTGCGGCCGTCGCGCGCGACGCCGTGCTGCGCGGCATGACGGTGGCGCTGCTCGAGAAGAGCGACTTTGCCGCCGGCACCAGCAGCCGCTCGAGCAAGCTCGTCCACGGCGGCGTGCGCTACCTGCAGCAGGGCGACGTCGCGCTGGTCCTCGAATCGTGCCGGGAGCGCGACGTGCTGCGCACGAAGATCGCGCCGCACCTGGTGCGTGCCCAGCGCTTCGTGTTCCCGATCTACGACGACGATTCGACGCCGGTCTGGCAACTGCGCGTCGGTCTTACGCTCTATGACCTGCTTGCCGGATTCCAGAACGTCGCAAGGCACAAGCACCTCACGGTGGCGGCGCTGCGAGAGATGGAACCGGCGCTTGCGAGCGATGGCCTCAAGGGCGGCGCGCTGTACTACGACTGCTGGACCGACGACGCGCGCCTGACGCTGGAGACGGCGCTTGCCGCGCGCGCCGGCGGCGCTGCCATCCTCAACCATGCCGAGATCACTGCGTTCGAGAAAGACTCGACCGGCCGCGTCGTTGCGGCCGAGGTGCACGACCGCCTCGGCAGCCACCGTGCGACCGTACGCGCGCGCGTTTTCATCAACGTCGCCGGTCCCTGGCTCGACGACGTGCGCCGTCTCGACGACGGCGGGGCGCCGCCGCGCCTGCGTCTTACCAAAGGCGTGCACGCGGTGTTCGACCGCTCGCGCATCGGCAATCGCGACGCGGTCGTCATCCGTGGCATCGACGGGCGCGTGATGTTCGCGATTCCCTGGCAGAGCCAGTCGGTGGTCGGCACCACCGACACGTTCTACAGCGGCGATCCCGACGACGTGCGCGCCGATGCCGACGACATCGACTACATCCTGGCGGCCGCCAACCGCGCGTTTCCGCGGGCGGACGTCCGCGCCCGTGACATCGTCGCGACGTGGGCGGGCCTGCGGCCGCTGGTTGCGCCCGAAGACGAGCGCACGGCATCCGACGTCAGCCGCGAAGACCAGGTGTTCGAGAGCCCGGCCGGCCTGCTCTCCCTCGGCGGCGGCAAACTGACGACGCACCGGCGCGTGGCCGAGGTGCTGGTGGATCGTGCGGCCGCCAGGATCGGCCGCCGGGTGGGACCGTGCCGCACCGCGAGCGTTCCCCTGCCGGGCGGCTCGGGATTTGCGCCCGGAGATGCGGCCGACGACGAGCCGTCCTCGCGCGAGGAGCACATCCGCCGACGCTACGGGGCCTTGTCCGGCGAAATCGCGGCCCTGGTGCGGCACGATGAGAGTCTCGGGGCTCGCGCCGTCTCCGATCGTCCCGACCTCATCGCCGAAATCGTGCACGCGATCGAGTACGAGATGGCCTGCTCGATCGAAGATGTCCTGTCGCGTCGCGTCCCGCTCGCGCTGCGCAGCCGGGAGCGGGAGGGGGACGTCGTGCGAGTCGTCGCCGACCACCTCGCGCGTCATTTCGGGTGGGACCAAAGGCGCGCCGAAGCGGAAATCCGGGCTTACCGCGAGCGCCTGCGCCTCGAATCGGAGGCATTCACGACGCGCGCGCCGACAGCCGACGTCGCGTGA
- a CDS encoding phosphotransferase, producing MPLQPLALDKKALADIAVEYGLGKIGPGSGAIPLWGNKRYLIDVAKTAYELQVRSLEDEFDLRRELELLSFLEKHSFPSPRPVADRRGRHFLEREGHYLVLYKLANGRMPTPPALNLKAVNSLGRALGQLHIVGRGYKKAIDNRFGFERIFEAYATVRRRIPPYFKKIIRTMDEETEYLGNYLETKLPKGIIHGTVHCYGLLARGDDVVSIGDFDAACRGKYVFDLATAVNAACFVDGGYVLERFESMMAGYESLRTLSLAEWDSFPNELRFAALRFAVTRLCEFFEGESDEVQRINEDFREYLDRLRVLRREKEGGMEGLLMAMATGYDYRKYQRVKGGEFEGEEGEEPVEDELDGSPGEEVAGDEEFGEDEESMED from the coding sequence ATGCCGCTGCAGCCACTGGCCCTCGACAAGAAGGCACTCGCCGACATCGCCGTCGAATACGGCCTGGGCAAGATCGGCCCCGGCAGCGGCGCGATTCCGCTGTGGGGCAACAAGCGCTACCTGATCGACGTCGCCAAGACGGCCTACGAGCTCCAGGTGCGGTCGCTCGAAGACGAATTCGATCTCAGGCGCGAGCTCGAGCTCTTGTCGTTCCTCGAGAAGCACTCGTTCCCGAGCCCTCGTCCCGTTGCGGACCGGCGCGGGCGTCACTTCCTCGAGCGCGAAGGGCACTACCTGGTGCTCTACAAGCTGGCCAACGGCCGCATGCCGACGCCACCGGCGCTCAACCTCAAGGCCGTCAACAGCCTGGGGCGCGCGCTCGGCCAGCTCCACATCGTCGGGCGCGGCTACAAGAAGGCCATCGACAACCGCTTCGGCTTCGAGCGCATCTTCGAGGCCTACGCGACGGTGCGCCGGCGCATCCCGCCGTACTTCAAGAAGATCATCCGCACGATGGACGAGGAGACCGAGTACCTCGGCAACTACCTCGAGACCAAGCTGCCCAAGGGCATCATCCACGGCACCGTGCACTGCTACGGCCTGCTCGCGCGCGGCGACGACGTCGTCTCGATCGGCGACTTCGATGCGGCTTGCCGCGGCAAGTACGTCTTCGACCTCGCCACGGCGGTCAACGCGGCGTGCTTCGTCGACGGCGGCTACGTGCTCGAGCGCTTCGAGTCGATGATGGCCGGCTACGAGTCGCTGCGCACGCTGTCGCTGGCCGAGTGGGATTCGTTCCCGAACGAGCTTCGCTTTGCCGCGCTGCGTTTCGCCGTCACTCGCCTTTGCGAGTTCTTCGAAGGCGAGTCCGACGAAGTCCAGCGCATCAACGAGGACTTCCGCGAATACCTCGACCGCCTGCGCGTGCTGCGCCGCGAGAAGGAAGGCGGCATGGAAGGCCTGCTGATGGCGATGGCCACCGGCTACGACTACCGCAAGTACCAGAGGGTCAAGGGCGGCGAGTTCGAGGGCGAAGAGGGTGAAGAACCCGTCGAGGACGAGCTCGACGGCTCGCCCGGCGAAGAAGTCGCGGGCGACGAGGAATTCGGGGAAGACGAAGAGAGCATGGAGGACTGA
- the serA gene encoding phosphoglycerate dehydrogenase, whose protein sequence is MARILVSDKLDKQGLDILEAAPGLEVDNNPGLPPEELKKIIGAYDGLVIRSGTKVTADLLSAATSLKIVGRAGIGVDNVDVVAASKRGVIVANTPGGNNVTTGEHAIAMLLACARDIPQANATLRAGQWKRNDFLGVEVTGKTIGVIGLGNIGSIVADRANGLKMRVLGYDPFVNAEAAARAGIELVTLDEMYSRADFLSIHTPMTPETRGLVGEAAIAKMKKGVRIVNCARGGIVDEAALLAGLNSGQVGGAALDVFATEPPPKDDPLVAHPKVVATPHLGASTGEAQLNVAIAVAEQIRDYFADGTIRNAVNVPSLSAEAAGQVAPFVVLGEKIGSMHAQIAGCAPTEITIAFNGDVASLDTRPVNAAVLKGLLASVLDEPLNAVNAPFLAKDRGIKIVEVRNRETKAFTSSIAVTFKCAGQSLLIEGAVFGGQHVRLVRYDDFFLEATPEGNILILHNRDVPGVVGRLGTFLAQHNVNIAGLALGRTKAGGEAVAFYHVDSPLAPAQVDELRRLQDVTGARMIQL, encoded by the coding sequence GTGGCTCGAATTCTGGTTTCCGACAAGCTCGACAAACAGGGTCTCGACATCCTCGAGGCCGCCCCCGGCCTCGAGGTGGACAACAATCCCGGCCTTCCGCCGGAGGAGCTGAAGAAGATCATCGGCGCCTACGACGGCCTGGTGATCCGCAGCGGCACCAAGGTGACGGCCGACCTCCTGTCGGCGGCCACGTCGCTCAAGATCGTCGGCCGCGCGGGCATCGGCGTCGACAACGTCGACGTCGTCGCGGCCAGCAAGCGCGGCGTCATCGTCGCCAACACGCCGGGCGGCAACAACGTGACCACCGGCGAGCACGCCATCGCGATGCTGCTCGCGTGCGCGCGCGACATTCCCCAGGCCAACGCGACGCTGCGCGCCGGCCAGTGGAAACGCAACGACTTCCTCGGCGTCGAGGTCACCGGCAAGACGATCGGAGTCATCGGCCTCGGCAACATCGGCTCCATCGTCGCCGACCGCGCCAACGGCCTGAAGATGCGCGTGCTCGGCTACGATCCTTTCGTCAACGCCGAGGCGGCCGCGCGCGCCGGCATCGAGCTCGTCACTCTCGACGAGATGTATTCGCGCGCCGATTTCCTGTCGATCCACACGCCGATGACGCCCGAGACTCGCGGCCTCGTCGGCGAGGCGGCTATCGCGAAGATGAAGAAGGGCGTGCGCATCGTGAACTGCGCCCGCGGCGGGATCGTCGACGAGGCCGCGCTGCTGGCAGGCCTCAACTCGGGCCAGGTCGGCGGCGCGGCCCTCGACGTGTTCGCGACCGAGCCTCCGCCCAAGGACGATCCGCTGGTCGCGCACCCCAAGGTCGTCGCCACGCCTCACCTCGGCGCGAGCACCGGCGAAGCGCAGCTCAACGTCGCGATCGCGGTGGCCGAGCAGATCCGCGACTATTTTGCCGACGGCACGATCCGCAACGCCGTCAACGTGCCGTCGCTTTCGGCCGAAGCAGCCGGGCAGGTCGCGCCGTTCGTCGTGCTCGGCGAGAAGATCGGCAGCATGCACGCCCAGATCGCCGGCTGCGCGCCGACCGAGATCACGATCGCCTTCAACGGCGACGTCGCGAGCCTCGACACGCGCCCGGTCAACGCGGCGGTGCTCAAGGGGCTTCTGGCCTCGGTGCTCGACGAGCCGCTCAACGCCGTCAATGCGCCGTTCCTCGCCAAGGACCGCGGCATCAAGATCGTCGAAGTGCGAAACCGCGAGACCAAGGCGTTCACGAGCTCGATCGCGGTGACGTTCAAGTGCGCGGGCCAGTCGCTGCTGATCGAAGGAGCCGTCTTCGGCGGGCAGCACGTGCGGCTGGTGCGCTACGACGACTTCTTCCTCGAGGCGACGCCGGAAGGGAACATCCTGATCCTGCACAACCGCGACGTCCCGGGCGTCGTCGGCCGGCTCGGGACTTTCCTGGCGCAGCACAACGTCAACATCGCAGGCCTCGCGCTCGGCCGCACCAAGGCGGGAGGCGAGGCGGTGGCGTTCTACCACGTCGATTCGCCGCTGGCGCCGGCCCAGGTCGACGAGCTGCGCCGCCTGCAGGACGTCACCGGCGCGCGGATGATCCAGCTGTGA